A region from the Linepithema humile isolate Giens D197 chromosome 1, Lhum_UNIL_v1.0, whole genome shotgun sequence genome encodes:
- the LOC137000565 gene encoding uncharacterized protein, whose product MEGNLSQHTTQEEGASLHQLLQQILQQQQAQQQRQLETQQQLYQLQQLQQQQEQPQQQQQEQPQQQQPKNKAKRKRRGAGRSRARWYRQRGGFASGRGERGGTGGRCARSSRGGRGGRGGPGGKGGRGGLTIIKNIFIK is encoded by the exons ATGGAAGGCAATTTGTCtc aacaTACTACGCAAGAAGAAGGTGCATCCTTGCATCAGCTGCTGCAGCAAATACTGCAGCAGCAACAAGCACAACAACAACGACAGCTGGAAACACAGCAACAGCTGTATCAGCTGCAGCAGCTGCAGCAGCAACAGGAACAgccgcaacagcagcaacaggaACAgccgcaacagcagcaaccaAAAAACAAAGCTA aaagaaaaagaagaggagcCGGCCGCTCTAGGGCCCGCTGGTACCGCCAGCGAGGAGGCTTTGCCAGCGGTAGAGGAGAACGTGGCGGTACCGGAGGACGATGCGCCCGTAGCAGCAGAGGAGGCCGTGGCGGCAGAGGAGGCCCTGGCGGTAAAGGGGGCCGTGGCGGcctcacaataataaaaaatatttttattaagtaa